In a single window of the Acidimicrobiia bacterium genome:
- a CDS encoding glycosyltransferase, with translation GVPTLVIHGDLDVCQHVDRGRAFAELTGGELVVLEGSGHLTPAREPVTVGRAVAGFVDRVTGATAPSRTWTRGMKRGRKVLYLSSPIGLGHARRDLAIAQELRRLRPEVEIEWLAQHPVTMVLEAEGESVHPASRWLASESAHIASESSGHDLHCFQALRRMDEILVANFMLFQEVVEEGLYDLVIGDEAWEVDYYWHENPELKRAANVWLTDFVGFLPMPEGGDREAYLTSDYNAEMIEHIERFPRVRDQAIFVGNHNDVVPEAFGPGLPKIRDWTEEHFDFSGYITGFSPPTADEAAEWRAELGYGDDEKVCIVTVGGSGVGRHLLEKVIAAYPMAREQVPGLRMVAVAGPRIEPESLPSHPGLEVHGYVDRLYRHLAVCDLAVVQGGLTTTMELTAAKRPFIYFPLRNHFEQNYHVRHRLDQYGAGTFMDYGATDPDGLADAIARQVGEPVGYRDVEAGGARRAAELIAPHI, from the coding sequence TCGGCGTCCCGACGCTCGTCATCCACGGGGACCTCGACGTTTGCCAGCACGTCGACCGGGGGAGGGCGTTCGCCGAGCTGACGGGTGGCGAGCTCGTCGTCCTCGAAGGATCCGGGCACCTGACGCCGGCCCGCGAGCCGGTCACCGTCGGCCGAGCCGTCGCCGGCTTCGTCGACCGGGTCACGGGTGCCACGGCGCCGAGTCGCACCTGGACCCGCGGGATGAAGCGGGGCCGCAAGGTGCTCTACCTGTCGTCCCCGATCGGGCTGGGACACGCCCGTCGCGACCTGGCGATCGCCCAGGAGCTGCGGAGGCTGCGCCCCGAAGTCGAGATCGAGTGGCTGGCGCAGCATCCAGTGACGATGGTGCTCGAGGCGGAAGGTGAGAGCGTCCACCCGGCCAGCCGGTGGCTCGCCAGCGAGTCTGCACACATCGCCTCGGAATCGAGTGGTCACGATCTCCACTGCTTCCAAGCCCTGCGGCGCATGGACGAGATCCTCGTCGCCAACTTCATGCTGTTCCAGGAAGTCGTCGAAGAAGGGCTCTACGACCTCGTGATCGGGGACGAGGCCTGGGAGGTCGACTACTACTGGCACGAGAACCCGGAGTTGAAGCGGGCCGCCAACGTCTGGCTCACCGACTTCGTCGGGTTCCTCCCGATGCCGGAGGGCGGCGATCGAGAGGCCTACCTCACGTCCGACTACAACGCCGAGATGATCGAGCACATCGAGCGCTTTCCCCGAGTCCGGGATCAGGCGATCTTCGTCGGCAACCACAACGACGTGGTGCCGGAGGCATTCGGGCCGGGGCTCCCGAAGATCCGTGACTGGACCGAGGAGCACTTCGACTTCTCCGGGTACATCACCGGCTTCTCGCCACCCACGGCGGACGAGGCGGCCGAGTGGCGGGCCGAGCTGGGGTACGGCGATGACGAGAAGGTCTGCATCGTCACGGTCGGGGGATCAGGTGTGGGGCGCCACCTCCTGGAGAAGGTGATCGCGGCGTATCCGATGGCCCGGGAGCAGGTTCCCGGGTTGCGGATGGTCGCCGTCGCCGGGCCGAGGATCGAGCCCGAGAGCCTCCCGAGTCATCCGGGCCTCGAGGTGCACGGCTACGTCGATCGGCTGTATCGCCACCTCGCCGTGTGCGACCTGGCGGTCGTCCAGGGCGGGCTGACGACGACGATGGAGCTGACGGCGGCGAAGCGGCCGTTCATCTACTTCCCGCTGCGCAATCACTTCGAGCAGAACTACCACGTCCGCCACCGGCTCGATCAGTACGGCGCAGGCACGTTCATGGACTATGGCGCCACGGACCCGGACGGCCTCGCCGACGCCATCGCCAGGCAGGTGGGCGAGCCGGTCGGTTACCGGGACGTCGAGGCCGGCGGCGCTCGGCGCGCAGCCGAGCTGATCGCCCCGCACATCTGA